One Persicobacter psychrovividus DNA window includes the following coding sequences:
- a CDS encoding cytochrome c oxidase subunit I — MSTTGTQTAAHVEDHAHDDHHEHHDNFWTKYIFSTDHKMIGKQFLVTGIFWALIGGGLSMIFRLQLGFPDMDLEWIRPILGKWITPQGKLDPEFYLALVTMHGTIMVFFVLTAGLSGTFSNYLIPLQIGARDMASGFMNMLSYWFFVASGLVMLLSLFIETGPASAGWWNYPPLSALPQAVSGSGLGMTMWLVAMALFIVSSLLGSINYITTVINLRTVGMTLTRMPLTIWAFFLTAIIGVLSFPVLLAAALLLIFDRGFGTAFYLSEIYIGGEALPQVGGSPILYQHLFWFLGHPEVYIVLLPALGITSEVISTNSRKPIFGYRAMIGSMLGITVLSFVVWAHHMFVSGMNPFLGTIFTLLTLIIAVPSAVKVFNYLATLWRGNIVFTPATLFSIGLVSLFISGGLTGIFLGNSAIDIQLHDTYFVVAHFHLVMGSASFFGLMAGVYHWFPKMFGRMIDPRLGYIHFWFTFLGVYLVFFPMHYIGIAGFPRHYYSFTNFQAFSGFSDLNAFVSAAAIFTFFAQLVFLFNFFYSMYRGRRAPQNPWNSTTLEWTTPVEPGHGNWPGEIPAVHRWPYDYSKPNAEADGFEDFIPQTVPLTETPNSNLPHEQEQLKEVQKQVNK; from the coding sequence ATGTCAACTACTGGAACGCAGACGGCGGCACATGTCGAAGATCACGCACATGATGACCACCACGAGCATCACGATAACTTTTGGACCAAATATATTTTCTCTACGGATCATAAAATGATCGGTAAGCAATTTTTGGTGACTGGTATATTCTGGGCCTTGATTGGCGGAGGACTTTCCATGATTTTCCGTCTTCAGCTTGGTTTTCCTGATATGGATTTGGAGTGGATCCGTCCGATTTTGGGAAAATGGATTACACCACAAGGAAAGCTCGATCCCGAGTTTTATCTCGCCCTGGTGACCATGCACGGTACCATTATGGTATTCTTTGTACTGACCGCCGGCTTGTCGGGTACTTTTAGTAATTACCTCATCCCGCTCCAAATTGGAGCCCGCGATATGGCCTCAGGCTTCATGAATATGTTGTCTTACTGGTTCTTTGTCGCTTCAGGCTTGGTAATGCTCCTTTCTTTGTTCATCGAAACAGGGCCTGCCTCCGCAGGTTGGTGGAACTATCCGCCGCTGTCGGCACTGCCGCAGGCAGTTTCTGGCTCAGGACTGGGGATGACGATGTGGCTGGTGGCGATGGCCTTATTTATCGTTTCCTCGCTATTGGGAAGTATCAACTATATCACGACAGTAATTAACCTCCGTACGGTGGGCATGACCCTTACCCGTATGCCATTGACGATCTGGGCATTCTTCCTGACAGCCATTATTGGTGTGTTGTCTTTCCCTGTGTTATTGGCGGCCGCTTTGTTGTTGATCTTCGACCGTGGATTCGGTACCGCTTTCTATTTGTCAGAAATTTATATTGGTGGCGAAGCATTGCCACAGGTAGGTGGCTCACCGATCCTTTATCAGCATTTGTTCTGGTTCCTTGGGCACCCAGAAGTGTATATCGTACTGCTTCCAGCGTTGGGTATTACTTCAGAGGTAATCTCTACCAACTCACGTAAGCCGATCTTCGGTTATCGTGCCATGATTGGTTCTATGCTCGGTATTACGGTTTTGTCTTTCGTTGTATGGGCACACCATATGTTCGTCTCCGGAATGAACCCATTCCTCGGGACAATATTTACCCTCCTTACCCTGATTATTGCCGTGCCGTCGGCCGTTAAGGTCTTCAATTATCTGGCGACACTCTGGAGAGGTAACATTGTATTTACACCCGCAACTTTGTTCTCTATTGGTTTGGTATCCTTGTTCATCTCTGGTGGACTGACGGGGATCTTCCTGGGGAACTCCGCAATTGATATTCAGCTACACGATACCTATTTTGTGGTCGCTCACTTTCACCTCGTAATGGGCTCTGCCTCTTTCTTCGGGCTGATGGCTGGGGTTTATCACTGGTTCCCGAAAATGTTTGGCAGAATGATCGACCCTCGTTTGGGTTATATTCACTTCTGGTTTACTTTCCTCGGCGTGTATCTGGTTTTCTTCCCAATGCATTATATCGGTATTGCAGGTTTCCCACGACACTATTATTCCTTCACGAACTTCCAGGCTTTCAGCGGATTTTCTGATCTGAATGCTTTTGTGTCTGCGGCGGCAATCTTTACCTTCTTTGCGCAATTGGTATTCCTTTTCAACTTCTTCTATTCGATGTACCGTGGACGTCGCGCTCCGCAAAACCCATGGAACTCGACAACTTTGGAATGGACTACTCCAGTAGAGCCAGGGCATGGTAACTGGCCGGGAGAAATTCCTGCTGTTCACCGTTGGCCTTACGATTACTCTAAGCCAAATGCGGAAGCAGACGGATTCGAGGATTTTATTCCTCAAACAGTTCCTTTAACGGAAACCCCCAACTCGAACTTGCCACATGAGCAGGAGCAGTTGAAAGAAGTGCAAAAACAAGTGAATAAATAA
- the cyoE gene encoding heme o synthase, whose translation MISSNPVSNRTFSMLIVKDLMALLKARLSLLVAFSSAFGYAMAMRGEVNWETLLMLSLGGFLVSGASITLNQIQEKEYDLLMKRTENRPMAQGRLTDMEALLYSGIVGTAGLVLLVIYTNPLTVILSVISLVLYAFVYTPLKRVGPVAVFVGAIPGALPPLLGWTAATGEISLIGIILFGIQFFWQFPHFWAIAWVADEDYKKAGFKLLPVNGKKDMETCLQIITYTLFLIPIGLLPARFGITGINSALITTVCGVLFLAQTIQLMRYQDRKSALRIMFGSFIYLPIVQLSLLFDLL comes from the coding sequence ATGATTTCATCCAATCCTGTTTCCAACCGAACATTCAGCATGCTGATCGTGAAGGATCTGATGGCTTTACTGAAAGCAAGACTGTCACTTTTAGTGGCTTTTTCATCGGCTTTTGGTTATGCCATGGCTATGCGTGGTGAGGTGAACTGGGAAACATTATTGATGCTTTCACTCGGTGGCTTCCTGGTTTCCGGTGCCTCGATTACGCTGAATCAAATTCAGGAAAAAGAGTACGACCTGCTAATGAAACGGACGGAAAACCGCCCGATGGCACAAGGTCGACTGACCGACATGGAAGCGTTACTTTATTCCGGTATTGTTGGTACTGCAGGCCTGGTGTTGCTGGTGATTTACACCAACCCACTTACAGTCATTCTGTCGGTGATCTCTTTGGTGCTATATGCTTTTGTATATACACCACTGAAACGCGTTGGTCCTGTGGCGGTATTCGTAGGGGCAATTCCCGGTGCTTTGCCTCCGCTTTTGGGCTGGACAGCCGCAACTGGGGAGATTTCCCTGATCGGGATTATCCTGTTCGGTATTCAGTTTTTCTGGCAATTCCCTCATTTCTGGGCTATTGCATGGGTGGCTGATGAAGATTATAAGAAAGCAGGATTCAAGCTTTTGCCAGTGAATGGTAAAAAGGATATGGAAACCTGTTTACAGATTATCACTTACACTTTATTTCTAATTCCAATAGGGCTTTTGCCTGCCCGTTTTGGAATCACAGGCATTAATTCAGCATTGATTACCACCGTATGCGGGGTGCTGTTTTTAGCACAGACCATCCAGCTGATGCGCTATCAGGACCGCAAGTCCGCTTTGCGTATTATGTTCGGGTCGTTTATTTACCTGCCTATTGTGCAACTGTCATTACTGTTTGACTTGCTTTAA
- a CDS encoding cytochrome c oxidase subunit 3, with translation MSQTSTLIPGATGVWGGGNKPMNASYGKLMMWFFLLSDTFSFSGLLIAYGMLRYRFPAYPHSPTDSFLPSAEHWPIPELVFDAVPFLHGVHLPLVFVGIMTFILILSSVTMVLAVEAGHRMDREAVQKWMLWTIVGGITFLGCQAWEWAHFIDGKGVGMVVKELVDGKWVEAMVYGANLEANEYGPQVFANLFFFITGFHGTHVLSGIILNFIIFYNVVVGTYDKRGHYEMVEKVGLYWHFVDLVWVFVFTFFYLI, from the coding sequence ATGTCACAAACCTCAACTTTAATTCCTGGCGCTACTGGTGTTTGGGGGGGTGGAAACAAGCCCATGAATGCAAGCTACGGCAAGCTGATGATGTGGTTTTTTCTGCTGTCTGATACCTTCTCTTTTTCTGGGCTTTTGATTGCCTACGGAATGTTGCGATACCGATTCCCGGCTTATCCGCATTCTCCAACGGACTCGTTCCTGCCTTCAGCAGAACATTGGCCGATTCCTGAGCTGGTATTTGATGCTGTTCCATTTTTGCATGGTGTTCACTTGCCTTTGGTATTTGTGGGGATCATGACTTTTATTCTTATCCTGTCTTCAGTAACAATGGTTTTGGCTGTAGAGGCTGGGCACCGTATGGACCGTGAGGCCGTACAGAAATGGATGCTCTGGACGATCGTCGGTGGGATTACTTTCCTGGGCTGTCAGGCTTGGGAATGGGCACACTTTATCGATGGTAAAGGTGTTGGTATGGTAGTCAAGGAACTCGTAGATGGGAAATGGGTGGAAGCCATGGTGTACGGCGCCAATTTGGAAGCCAACGAGTACGGACCTCAGGTTTTTGCCAATCTGTTTTTCTTCATCACTGGTTTCCACGGAACGCACGTGTTGTCAGGGATTATCCTGAATTTCATTATCTTCTATAATGTTGTAGTAGGTACCTATGATAAACGCGGACATTATGAGATGGTGGAAAAAGTAGGACTTTATTGGCACTTTGTCGATTTGGTTTGGGTATTCGTATTTACCTTTTTCTATTTGATCTAA
- a CDS encoding cytochrome c oxidase subunit 3, translating to MNAQKFALWLFLVSVVLLFGALTSAYIVKVSETGTLGISLPTIFLWNSALIVCSSVTAQLAYHFAKKDQLAKVKMMLVASAVLGIAFIYGQLLAWDDLMAMNINFVGNPAGSFIYVFTGVHVAHLVSAIVFLLIMLYAAFRFKVHSRKLDRMEMFVTYWHFLGGLWIYLYVFLNYYN from the coding sequence ATGAATGCCCAGAAATTTGCCTTATGGCTGTTTTTGGTGTCAGTTGTCTTGTTGTTTGGCGCATTGACCTCCGCTTATATTGTTAAGGTTTCTGAAACCGGTACGCTCGGAATCAGTTTGCCGACCATCTTCTTATGGAACTCCGCACTGATCGTCTGCTCTTCGGTAACCGCACAGCTTGCTTATCATTTTGCGAAAAAAGATCAGCTTGCCAAAGTGAAAATGATGCTGGTGGCTTCTGCAGTTTTGGGCATTGCCTTTATTTATGGGCAGTTGCTTGCCTGGGATGATCTTATGGCGATGAATATCAACTTTGTGGGCAACCCTGCAGGTTCATTCATTTATGTTTTTACGGGTGTTCATGTTGCGCACCTGGTGAGTGCTATTGTCTTTTTGCTGATCATGCTTTATGCCGCTTTCCGCTTCAAGGTACACTCTCGTAAACTGGACCGTATGGAGATGTTTGTAACCTATTGGCACTTCCTCGGAGGGCTTTGGATCTACCTTTACGTATTTCTGAATTACTATAATTAA
- a CDS encoding HAMP domain-containing sensor histidine kinase, translating to MAIFLEKGAVGQFQYPKAYTEQIQTKLNAELKKVNAEMSLLRDQIQEDGYFNAEHLGDFTPTYPTTIYLNGKLIYWSDQTFVPSYKEVAGNYRYHFREVARRESILSRRTLEKGSIIYEIVEVIPLKVKAKTHITYQGKTYNEKIFTNKLLHLKAQYQSSKFRIFAPNGNFLCGIQYEMGYRREMADVYYLIWLVIFLSIACFIRFVWINAQYLAQAGHFDFGLLFLVTALVGGRLPLLFSRETFAFNEIKIFDPKIFASSFLNPSLGDLILNLFFLCIVVNYIFSHYYRSGLVRYLFRQSSRTLHFYGLIFTFFVFELGFFVFNIFESINYHSQSSFSIGVNLLWDNFMVFSYLCVALSAMAFMLGESVLLKLISKFFYRQNILSTSLIWLGGMVLALLNNNHFDFTGLAVVCTVGVLVLLSWRWRNFRKKGSISYATVLYLFLGTIIVSVLGTISVQKYQSYNLGASRERFINNLNVENDIIGEYLLQRVGQTMSEDAWVSRLITHPKQLVKFDDEYFQRRFLNDYFDKYTAQFYFFDRDGLPISVNNTETLDRIRVEFRKTMTETDYPSVYQLKDASFGANLTYSCVFTVRDQGGAEGYVVIKLVHQDLNQNSVFPLLLMHEKKKNNSYDESKFSYADFAFDELQFQSGAYNYAKFFNQDLLQNPALYESGVVVNGYRHIGIREKENRVRVVTHAVYGLYDLYTDFAYIFLIMILLASLVVVSFGFLMLSQNVKLNFVAKIQIYLNSAFLVPLLALSVTTLSMMVNTSKRSVISSYSSKAEGLANNLNEVMVRYHDRIFDKKDIVAEIAKVANISSLDIALYDVRGKLITSNQPMIFQRQLLSNHINPKALRALVFEGEQKVVFDEYAGDYEYKQVYVALRSALDGTLMGIIGVPFFPVNPISDPLLNEGVNSIINLFTVIFIIFLSVAFFASRWLTYPMTLLAQRIRQTNLTSLDQPLHWRSDDEIGALVKEYNRMLRKLSDNKLQMAQTEKQSAWREMAQQVAHEIKNPLTPMKLRLQYMQMVMSNSEAEEVERIRGAIDMLLGQVDTLSEIATSFSEFAKMPMPIKETFNFSTELRRVIELHRTPERGQLVYPEIPDQMMVEGDQQLIGRTLSNLIINGFQAVSSDVEPLIELQLADLGEVIEVAIKDNGVGIAEDIQSKVFLPNFSTKFSGSGIGLAIAKRGIEHAGGKIWFDSEEGKGTTFFVQLPKQITV from the coding sequence TTGGCTATTTTTTTAGAAAAAGGTGCCGTAGGGCAGTTTCAATACCCTAAGGCCTATACGGAGCAGATTCAGACCAAGCTCAATGCCGAGCTCAAAAAAGTGAATGCTGAAATGAGCCTGCTTCGGGATCAGATTCAGGAGGATGGCTATTTTAATGCCGAGCACCTCGGGGATTTTACGCCCACTTACCCAACGACCATATACCTGAATGGAAAGCTGATCTATTGGTCAGACCAAACCTTTGTGCCTTCCTATAAAGAAGTGGCAGGGAATTACCGCTACCATTTTCGGGAAGTGGCACGCAGGGAATCGATCCTTTCGCGGCGGACATTGGAAAAAGGCTCGATCATTTATGAAATTGTAGAGGTCATTCCGCTAAAGGTCAAAGCAAAGACCCACATTACGTATCAGGGGAAAACTTACAATGAGAAAATTTTCACCAATAAGTTACTCCACCTGAAGGCGCAATACCAAAGTTCCAAATTCCGGATTTTCGCTCCCAACGGCAATTTCCTCTGTGGCATTCAGTACGAGATGGGCTATCGACGGGAGATGGCAGACGTCTATTACCTCATTTGGCTGGTGATTTTTCTTTCTATTGCCTGCTTTATCCGTTTTGTATGGATCAATGCGCAATACCTTGCACAGGCAGGGCATTTCGATTTCGGCTTGTTGTTCTTAGTGACTGCCCTGGTCGGTGGGCGATTGCCTTTGCTGTTTTCCCGGGAAACATTCGCCTTCAATGAGATCAAGATCTTTGATCCGAAGATTTTTGCTTCGTCTTTTCTGAACCCCTCACTCGGAGACCTGATCCTGAATCTGTTTTTCCTGTGTATTGTGGTCAATTATATTTTCAGCCATTATTACCGTTCAGGTTTGGTGCGTTATCTGTTTCGTCAATCTTCGCGAACGCTGCATTTTTACGGGCTGATTTTCACCTTTTTTGTTTTTGAACTCGGCTTTTTCGTGTTCAATATTTTTGAGTCGATCAATTACCATTCGCAGTCCAGTTTTTCCATTGGCGTCAATTTGCTGTGGGATAATTTCATGGTTTTCAGTTATTTGTGTGTGGCACTTTCCGCCATGGCATTTATGCTCGGCGAGTCGGTTTTATTGAAGTTGATTTCCAAGTTTTTTTACCGTCAGAATATCCTTTCTACCAGCCTGATCTGGCTTGGGGGAATGGTGCTGGCATTACTGAACAATAACCATTTTGATTTTACAGGCCTGGCGGTGGTTTGCACTGTCGGGGTATTGGTTTTGCTTTCCTGGCGATGGCGCAATTTCCGCAAAAAAGGAAGTATCAGCTATGCAACGGTTTTATACCTGTTTTTGGGGACGATCATCGTTTCGGTGCTGGGAACGATCTCCGTACAGAAATACCAGAGTTATAATTTGGGGGCAAGCCGAGAGCGATTCATCAATAACCTGAATGTTGAAAACGACATTATCGGGGAATATCTGTTGCAGCGCGTCGGGCAAACCATGAGCGAGGATGCCTGGGTGAGTCGCTTAATTACCCACCCGAAGCAGTTGGTGAAGTTCGATGATGAGTATTTTCAGCGACGTTTTCTCAATGACTATTTCGATAAATATACCGCGCAGTTTTATTTCTTTGACCGTGATGGCTTACCGATTTCGGTAAACAATACCGAAACGCTGGATCGGATTCGGGTGGAGTTTCGGAAAACGATGACGGAGACAGACTACCCTTCGGTATATCAACTGAAAGATGCCTCCTTTGGCGCAAACTTGACCTACTCCTGTGTGTTTACCGTTCGGGATCAGGGAGGTGCTGAAGGGTATGTGGTGATCAAACTGGTGCATCAGGATTTGAATCAGAACAGTGTTTTTCCGTTGCTGTTAATGCACGAGAAGAAAAAAAATAACAGTTATGATGAGTCGAAGTTCAGCTACGCGGACTTTGCTTTTGATGAACTGCAATTTCAGAGTGGCGCTTACAATTACGCCAAATTTTTCAATCAGGATTTATTGCAGAATCCTGCGCTTTACGAAAGTGGCGTTGTGGTGAATGGCTATCGGCATATTGGCATCCGCGAGAAGGAAAACCGTGTTCGGGTGGTTACACACGCCGTTTATGGGCTCTATGACCTGTACACGGATTTTGCTTATATCTTCCTGATCATGATTTTGCTGGCCTCCCTGGTGGTGGTAAGCTTTGGTTTCCTGATGCTTTCGCAGAATGTAAAACTGAACTTCGTTGCCAAGATTCAGATCTACCTGAACTCGGCCTTTTTGGTGCCGCTGTTGGCGCTTTCGGTTACCACACTGAGTATGATGGTCAACACTTCCAAGCGATCGGTAATCAGCTCCTACAGCTCCAAGGCGGAAGGGCTTGCCAATAACCTCAACGAGGTGATGGTGCGTTATCATGACCGCATTTTTGACAAAAAAGATATTGTGGCGGAAATTGCCAAGGTGGCGAATATTTCCTCGCTTGATATTGCGCTTTATGATGTGCGCGGAAAACTCATTACTTCCAATCAGCCGATGATCTTTCAGCGGCAGTTACTCTCGAATCACATTAACCCGAAAGCATTGCGGGCCTTGGTTTTTGAAGGTGAGCAAAAAGTGGTTTTTGATGAATATGCTGGTGATTACGAATACAAACAAGTGTATGTAGCCTTACGCTCCGCCTTGGATGGCACACTGATGGGGATTATCGGGGTACCTTTCTTTCCTGTAAATCCAATTTCAGACCCCTTGCTTAACGAGGGCGTGAACAGTATTATCAATCTGTTTACCGTGATTTTCATCATCTTCCTTTCGGTGGCTTTCTTTGCATCGAGGTGGCTGACCTACCCGATGACCCTTTTGGCGCAACGGATCCGACAAACAAACCTGACGTCGCTCGATCAGCCCCTGCATTGGCGTTCTGATGATGAAATTGGTGCGCTGGTGAAGGAATACAACCGGATGTTGCGGAAGCTTTCCGACAATAAATTGCAGATGGCACAAACGGAAAAGCAATCTGCCTGGCGGGAGATGGCCCAACAGGTGGCGCATGAAATTAAAAATCCGCTGACACCGATGAAGCTGCGCCTGCAATATATGCAAATGGTGATGTCGAATAGTGAAGCAGAGGAAGTGGAGCGGATCCGTGGTGCAATTGATATGCTGCTGGGGCAGGTGGATACCCTCTCGGAAATTGCTACCTCTTTCAGTGAGTTTGCAAAAATGCCGATGCCCATCAAGGAAACTTTTAATTTCTCGACCGAATTGCGCCGAGTGATTGAATTGCATCGAACCCCCGAACGTGGGCAATTGGTGTATCCAGAAATCCCTGATCAAATGATGGTGGAAGGAGATCAGCAACTGATCGGTAGAACATTGTCAAATTTGATAATCAATGGCTTTCAGGCAGTGTCTTCTGATGTTGAACCGCTGATAGAACTTCAGCTTGCCGATCTTGGCGAGGTGATCGAAGTGGCTATTAAAGACAATGGTGTGGGGATCGCTGAGGACATTCAGTCGAAGGTTTTCCTGCCGAACTTCAGTACTAAATTTTCAGGATCAGGCATTGGCCTGGCCATTGCCAAACGAGGGATAGAGCATGCGGGAGGAAAAATCTGGTTTGATTCTGAAGAAGGGAAGGGCACCACTTTCTTTGTGCAGTTGCCAAAGCAAATAACGGTTTGA
- a CDS encoding DUF420 domain-containing protein: protein METAIDQEKGRKFIILIALLSFIIPIAVAVLFFSPFKIEITGEWVKMIPHFNAVINSATAVALVLAVRAIKQKKVEQHKQFMFAAFVLGALFLVGYVIYHGSVEATIFGDANHNGVLDTAEQNSLGILRTLYLGLLLLHIGLAMVVLPLVLLSYLYALSNKLEKHRKIVKLSFPIWLFVSVSGVIVYLMILPYYQ, encoded by the coding sequence ATGGAAACAGCTATTGATCAAGAAAAAGGACGAAAATTTATCATTCTTATTGCCCTGCTGAGCTTCATTATCCCAATTGCCGTAGCGGTTTTATTTTTCAGCCCATTTAAAATTGAAATTACTGGCGAATGGGTGAAGATGATCCCCCATTTTAATGCCGTTATCAACTCTGCAACTGCCGTAGCACTGGTGCTGGCGGTGCGTGCGATCAAGCAGAAAAAGGTAGAGCAACATAAACAGTTTATGTTTGCAGCTTTTGTGCTTGGTGCGTTGTTTTTGGTCGGGTATGTGATTTACCATGGTTCCGTGGAAGCCACTATTTTCGGCGATGCCAACCATAATGGGGTGCTCGATACGGCCGAACAAAATTCCCTGGGGATTTTACGAACATTATATCTTGGATTGCTTTTATTACATATTGGCTTGGCAATGGTGGTGCTTCCGTTGGTGTTATTGTCTTATCTTTATGCACTTTCTAATAAGCTGGAAAAGCATCGCAAAATTGTTAAACTTTCATTCCCTATCTGGCTTTTTGTGTCTGTCTCTGGAGTGATCGTTTACCTGATGATTCTTCCTTATTACCAATAA
- a CDS encoding cytochrome C oxidase subunit IV family protein has protein sequence MMETTNNNIQVQPADPAKIKKIWKVAGILALITAVEFVIAFTVSSGMPRNSLFILLTLWKAFYIVSEFMHLKHEHKVLIWSLGLPVVFIIWLVIALLNEGSAIFSYFVG, from the coding sequence ATGATGGAAACGACCAACAACAACATTCAGGTACAACCTGCTGATCCTGCGAAGATCAAGAAAATATGGAAGGTAGCGGGGATTCTTGCCCTGATTACCGCGGTGGAATTCGTGATTGCCTTTACGGTATCTTCAGGAATGCCACGTAACTCTTTGTTTATTTTGCTGACCCTCTGGAAAGCATTCTATATTGTTTCGGAGTTTATGCACCTGAAACATGAACACAAGGTGTTGATCTGGTCATTGGGTCTCCCAGTGGTCTTTATAATTTGGCTTGTAATTGCCTTACTCAACGAAGGCTCGGCGATATTCTCCTATTTTGTAGGATAA